The Acetomicrobium sp. S15 = DSM 107314 genomic interval CCCGCCGATGCAGAAGAAGTTTACTTGGGCGAAAACGGGGTTTTATCAAAAGGGCATGAAGAATTGGTCTGCGTAGATTGCACTACTGTAGGCGTAGATACTAGCCGGAAGATCTATGCCGAAGCGGTCAAGCGAAGGATTTTTTATCTGGACGCTCCGGTCAGCGGCGGCCCGGAGGGGGCCGAAAAGGGAACTCTGACTGTTATGGTAGGGGGAGACCGCGAGGCTTTCATCAGGGTGGAACCAGTGTTGAGAGTTATTGGGGAAAATATTCAATATTTAGGGGAAAGTGGTTCGGGGAGCGCGGCAAAGTTGGTCAATCAATACTTGGTGGCGGTCAATCTCCTGGCCGCTGCGGAGGCGATGGTCGCTGCGGGGAAAATCGGGCTGAACCAAAAGCAGCTCTACGAACTGCTGCGTGTCAGTTACGGTCAAAGCAGGATGTTAGAACGCCTCATGGAGCAATTTGTCCTCCCAGGCAACTTTGAACCCGGAGGCGCGATGAAATACCTGCTGAAAGATTTGCGCCTTTCAAATAAGCTGCTCTCTCAAAGCGGCATGGAGCCGATATCTGGCAAGGTTGCCCAGGATGCCTATGAAAAAGCCTTCTTGGCCGGGTGGGGAGACAAAGACATGGCCTCCATATATTGTTGGCTGGCAGATAAGCTTGCTGACTGATTTAGTTTACGATAACCCATGTGATATCTACAAGGTAAATGATGCTACCTGCGAGATGCAGCGTATGGTAGTAAAGCATAGATAGGAGGTAATACATCATGGAAAACCTGCACATTGATGCAAAAAGGGTGAAAGAACTGGACAAAAAATACAACCTTCACTCCTGGAGCGCCCAAGGCGCCCTTGACCCGGCTGTAATAACGAAGGCAGAAGGGATATATCTTTGGGATGCAAACGGCAAGCGATATTTTGACATGTCCTCCCAGCTCGTTAACGTTAACATCGGCCACGGCAATAAGAAGGTTATAGAGGCCATAAAGCTTCAGGCAGAGAAACTGCCTTATCTTGAACCTAAGTATGCCATAGACGTAAGAGCAGAGCTCGCCAGGAAGGTTATAGAAGAAGTGGCTCCAGAAAATATGGGAAAGGTCTTTTTTACCCTCGGAGGCGCCGACGCCAACGAAAATGCCATCAAGATAGCGAGGATGTATACGGGTCGCAACAAGATCTTTTCCCGCTACCGCTCCTACCATGGCGCCACATACGGTGCTGCAAACCTGACGGGCGAACCGAGGAGATTCCCAT includes:
- a CDS encoding NAD(P)-binding domain-containing protein; the protein is MRIGFIGLGTMGSRMASRLLDSGYPLLVYNRTAAKLKPLIVEGALAASSVDEVSKEADVLFTSLSMPADAEEVYLGENGVLSKGHEELVCVDCTTVGVDTSRKIYAEAVKRRIFYLDAPVSGGPEGAEKGTLTVMVGGDREAFIRVEPVLRVIGENIQYLGESGSGSAAKLVNQYLVAVNLLAAAEAMVAAGKIGLNQKQLYELLRVSYGQSRMLERLMEQFVLPGNFEPGGAMKYLLKDLRLSNKLLSQSGMEPISGKVAQDAYEKAFLAGWGDKDMASIYCWLADKLAD